The sequence CCACAGCCATTGCCGTGGTCGCTTCGGGTAGCTCCCCAAGCATGCGGCAACGCCTACGCAACTTGCCAATCACTTCATATTTGGAAAAACCTAGCTCGTTAGCCCCCCTACTCGGTGAACTTGATCACCTTGTTGAGAGCAATGTCGCTCTCCAATCCAAAGGAGGATTGGTTATGGAACGCCAAATGTTGATTCCACTTGATGGTTCACTGTTAGCGGAACAAGCTTTGGATTATGCGGTGGTTTTAGCTCGCCGCAACAGCAGTGTTTTGCATTTAGTTCGGGTGATTGGCTATCCACCGCTAGTTCCGGCTTACGAATGGCCAGTGCCAAGCGCTGTCGATAGCCGTCAATGGTTAGCCGACGAACGTCAAGCCGCCCAAACCTACCTTGATGAACTCAAAGCTCGTTATGAGCAACAAGGCTTGGCGATCCGAACAACCGTGCTTGATGGCGAACCAGCCCAAGCAATTGTCCAATTTGCGACCGAACAAAATAGCGTGCGCGAAATTGTGCTCGCCAGCCATGGTCGCAGTGGGTTTGGGCGTTGGGTACTCGGCAGTATTGCGGAAAAATTAGTCCAAGCTACGCCAGTGCCAATTTTGGTCATCCATGGCGATGAACGCAAAGTCGAAACCTTTAAAATTCCGCCAGAATTGCGCACGATTGTTGTGCCACTCGACGGCTCAGCCATTGCTGAACAAGCCTTGCCCTTGGCCAGTCAACTAGCCGAGGCCCATAGCGCTGAGCTGGTCTTGCTAAGTGTCACCCCAGGCATCGACGATCCAGGTTTGATCGAATCGGGGATTGTGCCAATGTGGAGCGCTGGCGAAAAAGCCCAAGCCCGCGACCAAGCTCAGAAATATTTGCAACAGCTTGAGCAATCACTACAAACGCCACGGCTACGCATCCGCCATCTCGTCGTGAGCGGCACACCCGCCGAAATGATCGACGAAATTGCCCAAGAAGCAGTTGCCAGCATGATCGTTATGGCAACCCACGGTCGCAGTGGCTTCAGCCGCATGTGGATGGGCAGCGTAGCAACCAAGCTGATTCGCAGCAGCCAACGGCCAATCTTCTTGGTTCGGGCGGTCGAACAAGCTGCCGAACGCGGCCAACCACTCTAAACTTTTTCGCTTGAGAAGGAGCCATGCCCCAGCATCACTTAATTTTGGGTGGTGTTGGGGCATTTTTTAAAGCACGAAGGTAAATTTTTTAGCCACGAATTACACGAAAAATACTCCGATAGCCCAGAGCCATTCATTTCATTCCTCAGTCTTATTTTCTGCGTTACACTCCGATCCCCGATCCCCTATGTTCTTATCACAAAACAATAGTTATTTGCACACTACTGTTAGTCTATGGTAGGATAGCCATATCGCCACTTAGTTGAGAGAGAACCATATGGCTAGCAAATCATGCCCACACTGCCAGGCACCAATCGGTTTAAACACCTTCTTGATGAGTACCAATCCGTTTCAGCTTAAATGCCCCAACTGCCAACAGATGCTTAAGTATAAAACCTGGGTTAAGGCATTGAATGGGATGTTAATTGTAGCGTTCTTAGGCCTACTTATCTATCTTATCCCGCAGATTATTGCCGATCCACGCGGTTTTCGCACAACCATGCGTCTCATGATGCTGAGTTCCTTAGTCATTCTAGTAATGATCTTTGGTATCACCTATATGGCTGATCCATTCGAACGGTCGTAAACGAGGATGCAGTTGTTAGGGGTCAGGGGTCAGCAGCATATCGTGTAGAGCGCTAGATCTTCGTGATCTTCGCGTTCTTCGCGGTTAACATCTCCCTGAACGCTGAATCCTGATCCCTTGCATCTTATCTAGATTAACCACCGCCCCCCGATCCCCAACAACCAATCCCCAAACACAACAAAAGTAGCCAAACAACAACGAACGGTAGACAAATCTTATAGTTTGGGCTGGGCATTGGCAAGTACACTACATCCATATCAAGGACGATATACCGTGTAATTTAGGGGGACACACGATCATGGATCGCAATGAACAACAACCTATCGAACAAGTATTAAATGCCCCAACCTCGCGCCGCAGCTTCTTGCGCTGGACAGGGATGGCGGCAGCCGCAGGAACCATGGTCGCATGTGGCCGCGAAAGTGCGCTAACTGTTGAGCCAGCAACCGTACCACCAGCAAGTGCCACGACCGCTGCCGCAGGCACCGATCATAGCAATGGTGGCCATAATAGCACTGGCAATGCTGGAACTCCTACCACCGACAGCGGGCTAAAAGCATGGGAAGAAATGGACAAGATGCATGAAGCCGGGGTTAAGCTGTTCCCAGCAAAAACCGAAGGCCTGAGCATGCAGCCCCTCGAATATCGCATGGAAGGCGATGTAAAAGTTTTTGAATTGACCTGCGAAAAAACCATGTGGGAAGTTGAACCAGGCCGCAAACTTGAAGCTTGGACCTATAACGGTCAATTGCCTGGCCCAGAAATTCGCGTCACCGAAGGCGACAAAGTGCGGATTTTGGTCACCAATAAGCTTGATGAAAGC is a genomic window of Chloroflexota bacterium containing:
- a CDS encoding universal stress protein, with amino-acid sequence MSYSIVIIDPDQGSAQTTAARFQRRWGQNVQVNIVKQADWASVQAYSPNLVVIDPAPYRLHGLRLLEQLCEEQPSTAIAVVASGSSPSMRQRLRNLPITSYLEKPSSLAPLLGELDHLVESNVALQSKGGLVMERQMLIPLDGSLLAEQALDYAVVLARRNSSVLHLVRVIGYPPLVPAYEWPVPSAVDSRQWLADERQAAQTYLDELKARYEQQGLAIRTTVLDGEPAQAIVQFATEQNSVREIVLASHGRSGFGRWVLGSIAEKLVQATPVPILVIHGDERKVETFKIPPELRTIVVPLDGSAIAEQALPLASQLAEAHSAELVLLSVTPGIDDPGLIESGIVPMWSAGEKAQARDQAQKYLQQLEQSLQTPRLRIRHLVVSGTPAEMIDEIAQEAVASMIVMATHGRSGFSRMWMGSVATKLIRSSQRPIFLVRAVEQAAERGQPL